The following coding sequences are from one Lasioglossum baleicum chromosome 18, iyLasBale1, whole genome shotgun sequence window:
- the LOC143218073 gene encoding 60S ribosome subunit biogenesis protein NIP7 homolog, with protein sequence MRRLTEEKTKQVLEKLTKYIGDNVKVLIDRPDGVYCFRERKGRVYYVSEKILPLASMVNPDRLASFGTCFGKFTKSGKFRLHITALYHLAPYAQHKIWLKPSAEQQFLYGHNVSKSGLSRVTENTPQYQGVVIFSMNDVPLGFGVAAKSTMDCKYADPMATVCFHQADIGEYIRSEDTLI encoded by the exons ATGAGACGTTTAACCGAAGAGAAAACAAAACAAGTTTTAGAAAAATTAACGAAGTA tatTGGAGACAACGTGAAAGTATTAATTGACCGACCAGATGGTGTTTATTGCTTTCGGGAAAGGAAAGGCAGAGTGTACTatgtttctgaaaaaattctaccaTTGGCTAGCATGGTGAATCCAGACAGATTAGCAAGTTTTGGTACATGTTTTGGGAAATTTACAAAATCAGGAAAATTTAGGCTACACATAACTGCACTGTATCATTTGGCCCCATATGCGCAA CATAAAATATGGCTAAAACCTTCTGCGgaacaacaatttttatatggACATAACGTTTCTAAATCTGGCTTAAGTAGAGTAACAGAAAATACTCCTCAATATCAAGGAGTGGTTATATTTTCAATGAATGATGTCCCACTG GGTTTTGGTGTCGCAGCAAAAAGTACAATGGATTGCAAATATGCGGATCCAATGGCAACGGTATGTTTCCATCAAGCtgacataggtgaatatatTCGATCAGAAGATACATTGATTTAA
- the Tyrrs-m gene encoding tyrosine--tRNA ligase, mitochondrial isoform X2 codes for MNLLHWQRSGHQVIAVLGGATGMIGDPSFRTSERVEIEEIVLQENLKSIEKDILNIFENHKKYFYKKGRHDLRPVKILNNLEWYNNKNIITFIKEIGKYFRMGTMLGRSSVQSRLQSDTGMSFTEFSYPVFQGYDWLHLYKTYKCKFQVGGHDQMGNMMSGYDLVTKYFHKEVYGLTLPLITAEGGKKFGKSTGNAVFLSPSKSSSFQLYQFFIRAEDADVDKLLRFFTFLPLKYIKELVEDHFKAPGLRKAQKVLAEQVTLLVHGEEGLEAAKRASNILYDTSIESLSKVSADELAQFLEGATVVNMFAEPGLTIFELAMKANCFQKEHDAKRIIAAGGFYVNYQRITNKDEVIVPGIHILQNNVTLIRVGKKTYHVIRWT; via the exons ATGAATCTTTTGCACTGGCAACGCAGCGGCCATCAAGTGATCGCTGTATTAGGAGGTGCGACTGGTATGATAGGTGACCCAAGCTTTAGAACTTCTGAACGGGTTGAGATAGAAGAAATTGTGCTTCAGGAAAACCTAAAGTCTATCGAAAAAGACATATTGAACATATTTGAAAATCACAAAAAATACTTCTATAAGAAAGGGCGCCACGATTTGCGTCCTGTAAAAATACTAAACAACTTGGAATGGTACAACAATAAGAATATAATCACATTCATTAAAGAGATTGGCAAATATTTTCGAATGGGCACGATGCTAGGTCGCAGCTCTGTACAAAGTAGATTGCAATCAGATACTGGAATGAGCTTTACGGAGTTCAGCTATCCTGTATTCCAAGGATATGATTGGCTGCACTTATACAAAACATATAAATGCAAGTTCCAAGTTGGAGGCCATGATCAGATGGGGAATATGATGTCTGGTTATGATTTAGTAACTAAGTATTTCCATAAAGAAGTCTATGGTTTGACATTACCACTTATCACAGCCGAAGGTGGAAAAAAATTTGGGAAGTCCACGGGCAATGCAGTGTTCCTTTCTCCTTCGAAGTCCTCTAGTTTTCAACTGTACCAGTTTTTTATTAGGGCAGAGGATGCTGATGTAGATAAACTTCTTCGTTTCTTCACGTTCCTACCTTTGAAGTATATTAAAGAACTTGTTGAAGATCACTTCAAAGCACCGGGGCTTAGAAAAGCACAGAAAGTTCTTGCGGAGCAAGTTACGTTACTGGTCCACGGAG AGGAAGGCTTGGAAGCAGCGAAAAGAGCATCCAATATCCTTTACGACACCTCAATTGAATCTTTGTCCAAAGTAAGCGCAGATGAACTGGCACAGTTTCTAGAAGGAGCGACAGTAGTGAATATGTTCGCTGAACCTGGTCTTACTATCTTTGAATTGGCAATGAAGGCAAACTGTTTCCAAAAAGAGCATGATGCAAAAAGAATTATCGCCGCTGGTGGATTTTATGTTAACTACCAGAGAATCACAAATAAAGACGAAGTCATTGTACCCGGAATACATATACTACAAAACAATGTTACACTAATCAGAGTTGGGAAGAAAACTTACCATGTTATAAGATGGACCTAA
- the Tyrrs-m gene encoding tyrosine--tRNA ligase, mitochondrial isoform X1 encodes MYNLVRLCSITRHISSRRVHSLKYVLDSENRQYYQDIFPYIYEDQIRKLWHKPPQCVYAGFDPTAESLHIGNLLILMNLLHWQRSGHQVIAVLGGATGMIGDPSFRTSERVEIEEIVLQENLKSIEKDILNIFENHKKYFYKKGRHDLRPVKILNNLEWYNNKNIITFIKEIGKYFRMGTMLGRSSVQSRLQSDTGMSFTEFSYPVFQGYDWLHLYKTYKCKFQVGGHDQMGNMMSGYDLVTKYFHKEVYGLTLPLITAEGGKKFGKSTGNAVFLSPSKSSSFQLYQFFIRAEDADVDKLLRFFTFLPLKYIKELVEDHFKAPGLRKAQKVLAEQVTLLVHGEEGLEAAKRASNILYDTSIESLSKVSADELAQFLEGATVVNMFAEPGLTIFELAMKANCFQKEHDAKRIIAAGGFYVNYQRITNKDEVIVPGIHILQNNVTLIRVGKKTYHVIRWT; translated from the exons ATGTACAATTTAGTTAGGTTATGTTCAATTACGAGACATATAAGTTCTCGCCGCGTGCATTCATTGAAGTATGTACTGGACTCCGAAAATCGACAATATTATCAAGATATCTTCCCTTATATTTACGA AGACCAAATAAGGAAATTATGGCACAAACCACCCCAATGTGTCTATGCAGGATTCGATCCAACTGCGGAAAGTTTACACATAGGCAATTTACTGATTCTAATGAATCTTTTGCACTGGCAACGCAGCGGCCATCAAGTGATCGCTGTATTAGGAGGTGCGACTGGTATGATAGGTGACCCAAGCTTTAGAACTTCTGAACGGGTTGAGATAGAAGAAATTGTGCTTCAGGAAAACCTAAAGTCTATCGAAAAAGACATATTGAACATATTTGAAAATCACAAAAAATACTTCTATAAGAAAGGGCGCCACGATTTGCGTCCTGTAAAAATACTAAACAACTTGGAATGGTACAACAATAAGAATATAATCACATTCATTAAAGAGATTGGCAAATATTTTCGAATGGGCACGATGCTAGGTCGCAGCTCTGTACAAAGTAGATTGCAATCAGATACTGGAATGAGCTTTACGGAGTTCAGCTATCCTGTATTCCAAGGATATGATTGGCTGCACTTATACAAAACATATAAATGCAAGTTCCAAGTTGGAGGCCATGATCAGATGGGGAATATGATGTCTGGTTATGATTTAGTAACTAAGTATTTCCATAAAGAAGTCTATGGTTTGACATTACCACTTATCACAGCCGAAGGTGGAAAAAAATTTGGGAAGTCCACGGGCAATGCAGTGTTCCTTTCTCCTTCGAAGTCCTCTAGTTTTCAACTGTACCAGTTTTTTATTAGGGCAGAGGATGCTGATGTAGATAAACTTCTTCGTTTCTTCACGTTCCTACCTTTGAAGTATATTAAAGAACTTGTTGAAGATCACTTCAAAGCACCGGGGCTTAGAAAAGCACAGAAAGTTCTTGCGGAGCAAGTTACGTTACTGGTCCACGGAG AGGAAGGCTTGGAAGCAGCGAAAAGAGCATCCAATATCCTTTACGACACCTCAATTGAATCTTTGTCCAAAGTAAGCGCAGATGAACTGGCACAGTTTCTAGAAGGAGCGACAGTAGTGAATATGTTCGCTGAACCTGGTCTTACTATCTTTGAATTGGCAATGAAGGCAAACTGTTTCCAAAAAGAGCATGATGCAAAAAGAATTATCGCCGCTGGTGGATTTTATGTTAACTACCAGAGAATCACAAATAAAGACGAAGTCATTGTACCCGGAATACATATACTACAAAACAATGTTACACTAATCAGAGTTGGGAAGAAAACTTACCATGTTATAAGATGGACCTAA
- the Twdlt gene encoding tweedleT, translating into MRAFMIVVLAASAMARPEAGYSYSQPSSSYGAPSGGGSTGIGGGLGGGHGGGFGGGLGGGLGGGLGGGFGGGLGGGGGGGGGFGGGFGGGFGGGFGGGLGGGGGGGGGGGGGGFGGGSLIQKHIYVHVPPPEAPEDRPSRPLPAPAPAQKHYKIIFIKAPTPPTPTAPVIPALPQQDEQKTLIYVLVKKPEEAPEINLPTIAPTQPSKPEVYFIKYKTQKEVTGGGGGGGIGGGIGGGIGGGIGGGIGGGIGGGIGGGIGGGIGGGIGGGLDGHGGGGGGGIGGGIGGSGPSGPSSSYGAPGSSGPY; encoded by the exons ATGAGGGCATTCATG ATCGTGGTGCTCGCCGCATCGGCGATGGCTCGACCAGAAGCCGGTTACTCGTACTCGCAGCCCAGCTCTAGCTATGGAGCTCCTAGCGGGGGTGGATCCACCGGAATCGGTGGAGGCTTGGGCGGAGGTCACGGAGGTGGCTTTGGAGGTGGCCTTGGAGGAGGCCTAGGAGGAGGTCTTGGTGGAGGATTCGGAGGAGGACTCGGCGGAGGTGGTGGCGGTGGCGGCGGATTCGGCGGTGGATTTGGCGGTGGATTCGGTGGTGGATTTGGAGGTGGACTCGGAGgaggcggcggcggtggtggcggcggtggtggtggtggattCGGAGGTGGTTCTCTGATCCAGAAACACATCTACGTTCACGTACCGCCACCAGAGGCCCCTGAAGACAGGCCCAGCAGACCTCTGCCTGCACCAGCACCAGCCCAGAAACACTACAAGATTATCTTCATCAAGGCGCCGACTCCACCGACGCCAACTGCTCCGGTGATCCCGGCTCTGCCTCAGCAAGATGAACAGAAGACGCTCATCTACGTGTTGGTTAAGAAACCGGAAGAGGCGCCCGAGATCAACCTGCCGACTATTGCACCCACGCAGCCCAGCAAGCCGGAGGTCTACTTCATCAAGTACAAGACACAG AAGGAAGTCaccggcggcggtggcggcggaGGCATTGGCGGAGGAATCGGCGGAGGCATTGGCGGAGGAATCGGCGGAGGCATTGGCGGAGGCATTGGTGGAGGAATTGGCGGAGGCATTGGCGGAGGAATCGGTGGAGGAATCGGTGGTGGTTTGGACGGTCACGGaggtggcggtggtggtggaaTCGGCGGCGGAATCGGCGGCAGTGGCCCCAGCGGACCAAGCTCGAGCTACGGGGCACCCGGCAGCTCGGGGCCCTACTAG